The DNA window gccgtgcagaggaaggcactggcaacccacctctgttagcctcttgccatgaaaaccccaaaaggggtcgccataagtcggctgcgacttgacggcacttcacacacacacacattatgagtcctatcctctgctgcctacaggaactgcttcctgccttcctctaagcaacagcccttcaagtacttaaagagagcaatcatttcccccctttaccctcttttctccagtctaaacatttccaagtccctcagcctttcctcattgagcttggtctccaggcccctgatcatcctcgtcactctcctctgcacccactcaattctgtccacatcctttctgaagtgagacctccagagctgcacacaatactccaggtgcagcctgaccaatgcagtgtacagcgggactatgacatcttgcgatttggatgttatgcttctgttaatacaccccaagatcgcattaacCTTTTGTGTCACTGCATcatactggctgctcatatttaacttacggtccaaccgtaccccaagatcttgttcttACAtgcactgctacccagaagtgtatcccccatccagtatgcgtgttcttcgtttttgttacccagatgtagaacttggcacttgtccttgtttaattgcatcttgttcacatctgcccacttttccattgTGTTCAGATTTTGTTGaactctatcttctggtgtgttcactaccccttccaatttgttgtcatctgcaaatttaatgagtagtccctccgcCCCCTCATCTAAATAatgtataaaaatattgaaaaataccagggccagaactgagccctgtggcactccactggacacctctctccatatagatgaaatgccattgacaactattcTCCGACCCGTTCCCTATCTGCCTTTTCTACATGCCTATAATTCTAAGGGGAAAGCTGTAGACTGACTGAGAAGCACTTAGCTCCTTGGCTTTGAGCTACAGTTGCCCGAATCCCAGGTTAATTGCtgtacagctgtgtgtgtgtgtgaatcttgGGACTGTATAAACATGACAGTATGGAAATCAAAAGAACTCTTATTTGTGTCCTTAAAACCACATATTAAAGTTCACTTTAAGTACAGTAAATGTTTCAAAGGCCTTGCTTCATGATGTCTTTGCAACTGCAGCTCACCACAGTGTTTTAAATGTAATAATATGTCTGTTGTGTTGATAGGTTTTTTTGGCATCACCAAATACttgaaaaaaatggggaaaggttACAAGGTGGTGGTGTGTGGAATGGCTTCTGTTGGGAAAACTGCCATTTTGGAGCAGATTCTGTACGGTAACCATATTGTTGGTAAGAGCTATGTGTTTTTCTTTGGTATCTCCCAACTtataaatattaatttttaatttaataaataatataatgctttttttttacttcatttatttatttcaccctgtctttctccccagtggggacctaaagcatTCTCTTCCCCATCTTAttcttacatgaacacatgaagctgccttatactgaatcagacccttggtccatcaaagtcagtattgtctactccgacaggcagcggctctccagggtctcaggcagaggtctttcacatcacttccttccctgattcctttaattggagatgccagggatagaacctgggaccttctacacgccaagcagatgctctaccactgagccacagcccctccccaaaagtgcaAAAGGCCAGGGCTAAGATTTTGATGTGGTAGCTTAAAACGCATCGGGTACCGCTTGGGGAAAGACAAAATTCCTAAGTATGCATGCTGGAAATGCCATTGCATTTCCTTCAGTGAATGTTGTGATTATTTTAGGGACTCTTCTTTGCTTTTGAAAACCACAGGCATGGAGTGTAGTGCGACCGTAGAGGATGTATACATGGCTCTGGCTGAAACAGACCGAGGAGTAAAGGAACAGCTACGCCTTTATGACACCAAAGGGGTGGAGGCAGTCGAGCAGTTCCCTAGACACTACTTCTCTATTGCTGATGGCTTTGTTTTGGTGTATGCTGTGAATAGCCTGGAATCCTTCCAGAAACTTGACCAGCTCAAAAACGAGATCGACAAACTTAGAGACAAAAAGGAGGTACGAACCGGTTAATTTTTCAGTCCGACGTGgtaatttatttgttaaaatatttatgcatttatattttaccttatattttaaaaaataacggTTGTTTCTCAAAGGTGGCTAAAAATGGCCAGAATGAAATAAAACCCAAAACAATAAAAATCACAAAAAGCAGAGACTACCAACAACAGGTAAATATTGTTAGCTGAACAATTCATTCGTCACTGCACGCCGTGGCAACAAGTCCTCTTAATGATTAGTGGCCCACCCACACCTTCCTAAAAATGGCCAGCATCTAACAATGATGTTCTTTTTGAAAGAAAATGAACTTGTCACCCAAAGTGAGTTTCCAAGACTTTTGGTTAACTAGAAGATTAAGCTGTTTTTGCATGTGCCGGATAGTGGATTgcgaggggtggggaggagagaaagagagattgaCTGACAGACTTCCACTTTGGATAATCCCTACTTGCTTTCTTTCCCTGCCATTCCTTGCATCACATCTAATTTAACCAGAGAGTGAAGTCTTGTATTAACAGCCCTTAATGTGAATAGCACAGCTTGAAAAATGAGTTGTTCCATCAGAGATTCCTAAAATACCCTGGATCATCGGCAGCAGATCTCATTATTACCTACAAGCTTGTTTaccttattattattttatggGTTTTCTTAGATGCCTTGCATCTCCTTTCAAGAGGAAAGATGCGATAAAAATCCCAAAAGTGAGAATGGTGATACAGAATGCAGTAACAAAAAATGGATTGAGGGTTTACGTAATTAGATGGGTTTCGCTGCGGCCGCTAAATCAAACCcttcatggaggaaatggcatccaTCTTTTTGCTAATCGAATTCTGTAGCTCACCAGGCTTAATGATATCACCTGCACGGGGCACTGGTATTTACCATCTTCCTGCAATAAATTACACATATTGAGTCCCTAATGGCTCCCTTAACTAAGTGCctcaaacaaaaaggaaaagcaCTCTTCTGGGGCCGTTTAAACTAAGTGCGCATGTGACTGCACTCATGTAACCTTTGGCTGTTGTTGGAGACCAGGCTCTTGCATAACACACAATGCATGCTGGCTTCATTGATTAACATGTAAGGGAAGAAGGCCTTTGCTTTCTTTCACTCACTGTCGTAGAACAGTacgctcatgaagctgccttatactgaattagaccgtgtgtccatcaaagtcagtattgcctgcttaGACAGGCAGA is part of the Euleptes europaea isolate rEulEur1 chromosome 11, rEulEur1.hap1, whole genome shotgun sequence genome and encodes:
- the NKIRAS1 gene encoding NF-kappa-B inhibitor-interacting Ras-like protein 1, which translates into the protein MGKGYKVVVCGMASVGKTAILEQILYGNHIVGMECSATVEDVYMALAETDRGVKEQLRLYDTKGVEAVEQFPRHYFSIADGFVLVYAVNSLESFQKLDQLKNEIDKLRDKKEVSVVVLGNKTDLVEQRQVTTEVAQQWAKLEKVKLWEVTVTDRRTLMEPFTMLASKLSQSQNRSAFPLPGRKSKGNNGDS